From a single Nakaseomyces glabratus chromosome F, complete sequence genomic region:
- the SEC4 gene encoding Rab family GTPase SEC4 (CAGL0F02123g~Ortholog(s) have GTP binding, GTPase activity), with amino-acid sequence MSALRTVSGSSGNGKSYDSIMKILLIGDSGVGKSCLLVRFVEDKFNPSFITTIGIDFKIKTVDINGKKVKLQLWDTAGQERFRTITTAYYRGAMGIILVYDVTDERTFANIKQWFKTVNEHANDEAQLLLVGNKSDMDTRVVTYEQGEALAKELGLPFIESSAKNDDNVNEIFFTLARLIQEKIDSNKLSGPNSGKDGNISINANKGDSSKSNCC; translated from the coding sequence ATGTCTGCTCTGAGAACGGTATCGGGATCTTCTGGCAACGGTAAGAGTTATGACTCTATTATGAAGATTTTACTGATTGGTGACTCTGGTGTTGGTAAGTCATGTCTTTTGGTCCGTTTTGTCGAGGACAAGTTCAACCCATCCTTCATTACAACCATTGGtattgatttcaaaataaaaactgtTGACATCAACGGCAAGAAAGTGAAGTTACAGTTGTGGGATACTGCTGGACAGGAGAGATTCAGAACTATTACCACTGCTTACTACCGTGGTGCTATGGGTATTATCCTAGTTTATGATGTGACTGATGAGAGAACGTTTGCAAACATTAAGCAATGGTTCAAGACTGTTAACGAGCACGCAAACGATGAAGCCCAACTGCTGCTAGTCGGTAATAAGAGTGATATGGACACTAGGGTGGTGACATATGAGCAAGGTGAAGCATTGGCCAAGGAACTTGGTCTGCCATTCATAGAGTCCAGTGCAAAGAATGACGATAACGTCAACGAGATTTTCTTCACTTTGGCAAGATTAATACAGGAGAAGATTGACAGTAATAAGCTATCTGGTCCAAACAGTGGTAAAGACGGTAATATCAGCATCAACGCAAACAAGGGCGATTCCTCCAAATCAAACTGTTGTTAA
- the BLM10 gene encoding proteasome activator BLM10 (CAGL0F02101g~Ortholog(s) have peptidase activator activity, proteasome binding activity) → MTDNIHAPVPSKKGALAQMKIMETPQRPASGGDVRNRIKSPRGGMLAAAARNLRARSETPTLLDERSFNGMDSEKVMSQRLEAYGLDYVTDERLHRENIYDPDSRWYSRKVKPKFIIADYLPYNVESHLDQAKYLCHVIVNLYIAIKSLDIEGLISISSKDLAEFKGSVDDLAMKTDMFRLSGDTVHVEDAGYTTDQLDDDDIQGEFYGESIYSDIDRPGSGKITASSATIININHWTNELKNCLQFDFPVHLRKALATVYYYVSLCQGQNIHRKMFVEMFEALVDTDDQGTDFTVMLKEDGMVLDYKALYDLLWEFLPYPDSDYCRYDLSSKEDLQFFRLLLRLSLSCRPFFDESDDTILENIMKKLLSNLAPSTMSAVLPILSSSVPFHYNDKAKITDYFSLCFSLWGSVSANVAIDTHMYDLTGMVSEDAHVRLLKEDGSWKTDYINFGKFGIFTEDQLNFMFNRLQGHLRSDGQIHSYTRTARPFIHSINGKFADEFFEKLDELTSAIETFVHPSNTGFWTSPIAKFIHSFVKMYHARYSEEKAANFHTEFCLTPYCHVKLTDSLLNIINIGSQNKSSDVSNYYISCLAYLLDLNPKNRHLIFNKIINDLNDALAGEYVNSRHRIISSLKQFTRTVRYMVEDSLYRIHVTNIISNLVSKLDTNDIELTGQIVNALATVFCFVPIKNLVSKDEFMTFESTTLPFLTEHYYHMKLNDTQDFKVDEEVLLNAFRASTTIFETMIKVFVDKLYDFVDVDIEGSLVTKMNQTTIIMQESMDNEMFEKFFKFYSDKFWTNENFKGNEPHHELITIPLAAFVRRDSSLAKSLVPMLVYHIKDQIEKGAGSLRSSTEVQARDVKLVLYLTALNDVLRQTHATTLDLSNDIMDFLDFIYENITNPPIDVLTSIILHNMLFTLIATEVVDTRLFPESSAIPDIKRWGGLQFSDKKYEEENLNIKWHVPTDMEVELALMVIEKYTNLAFTKLDEIINGANKSKGYKDEIEKYLLLLTHCLSGASLLFDPDFNKNKVNESKGFSYGETLLLLKQIRDSNCDSEELDIDLEQIRSDKGDDEYISYKDSDDERNEHSDTIEIRDDDPELILDDQTSEAPSGVSTPVPGFHNDFTSSINAGVAFRELDMFQYNYHYGSSVTDKFRNPGYFKVHKIRSKVGLTLHKVLKFLVKNAENNTYLFQILLHAIKVWFTDVGQETVFNEDPTAFLSLDFIENIQYLAHLDEPYTRTFLAVRADVFHQNRVLLRSTNRKPSKIEVQLLRDVLDLAMSIYPDINKPAQGTMVHCMKQIIGSYSIIMKKLLTEIHVALKASEFKQLAVLLQILRIKKINKKLFSDYKNIETVFINLVKCLDIDEYDVGTLAESILDDLISGLKLPSSICLLDETTGSSIRPPDPHISIQVEAVLSAKSKKRKDYYRIITHLQNSMSKVLGNNQGYSWKRSLLLVRFLTKLQSSMEMVPERDTIKVIFDQLSLNHPKVTHLTIKSLIMIANRILSLSDYNYDTMNAYKTSFLPGYMTKIETSDPTFSQSFSKEMTNFKDSNYFIDAKCFVGWLSWGSSMYVVKTSKYPINLRENEEGILSDFGKYLSVDLLRELCHGFVEDNESKNVFSSSNVSFFVLVLLLISDELCDLKICDICGLCREFYKRDSKASMIMSAEIFGALVSGSKFMTEVEKKDRDVFLDEFLPECLVNDLNHDAFEVWSTITWWLPAVVDIRRCEPFYKHFSNMSNLKDIDSAFYQSSRIYMWRGILMGLEYRMPSICSDFSYLAFDHQYDQVRSAIGKTFSTIIQNVSNPGYESTYLLLNQKDKSTDGLNLQLKRVPKYIDDIIKKIFSDVFSEAAKLDDKMTPQEVLKTRYFYLTSTVIYWMTEMLRGPNKILLIPYLFGYIVPFLALLMKNKEMCFLAGIDPSKIFMRLAFVPVGHRILGDIVDIICSDEYLHTTNQIKLQLTFVEHFESLQLLQLSKEDKKKILDFVVGHLYNSQSIEIRTTAGKVLSGIVHNLADRKQLERLISKFDDQLENHSYKEKKELSRNDINVHGSVLGLSAIVSAFPYAFPLPKWIPAQVSILASWARTSGMAGSTAKETLSNFKKVRADTWQFDREAFTYDELEDLEGVLWKSYYA, encoded by the coding sequence ATGACTGACAATATACATGCTCCGGTGCCTTCCAAAAAGGGGGCATTGGCGCAGATGAAGATTATGGAAACGCCACAGAGGCCAGCTTCTGGTGGTGATGTTCGGAATCGGATCAAATCCCCGCGTGGTGGGATGTTGGCTGCTGCTGCTCGGAACCTGCGGGCGAGGTCTGAGACACCTACTTTGCTCGATGAAAGAagcttcaatgggatggaTTCTGAGAAAGTAATGTCACAGAGGTTAGAGGCTTATGGGCTGGACTATGTGACAGATGAAAGGCTCCACAGGGAGAATATATATGACCCGGATTCCAGATGGTACAGCAGAAAAGTGAAGCCCAAGTTCATTATCGCAGATTATCTGCCATATAATGTCGAGTCTCACTTGGACCAAGCTAAATACCTATGTCATGTCATCGTTAATCTTTACATTGCGATTAAGTCCCTAGATATTGAAGGGCTGATCTCGATCTCAAGTAAGGATTTGGCTGAATTCAAGGGTTCTGTTGATGACTTGGCGATGAAAACGGACATGTTTCGACTTTCTGGAGACACTGTTCATGTTGAAGATGCCGGCTATACTACAGATCAGCTAGATGACGATGACATTCAAGGTGAGTTCTATGGCGAAAGCATATATTCTGATATTGATAGACCTGGCAGTGGTAAGATCACAGCCAGCTCTGCGACTATCATAAATATCAATCACTGGACTAACGAGCTAAAAAATTGTCTGCAGTTTGATTTTCCTGTACATCTGAGGAAGGCACTTGCCACTGTATACTATTACGTTTCTTTATGTCAAGGTCAGAATATCCATCGAAAGATGTTTGTTGAAATGTTTGAAGCGTTAGTAGATACAGACGATCAAGGGACTGATTTTACTGTGATGTTAAAAGAGGATGGTATGGTTCTAGATTACAAAGCATTATACGATTTGCTATGGGAATTTCTTCCATACCCAGACTCTGATTATTGCAGATATGATCTGTCCTCCAAAGAAGACTTGCAATTTTTCCGACTTCTGTTGAGACTGTCTCTATCCTGTAGACCTTTTTTTGATGAATCAGACGACACCATTCTTGagaatataatgaaaaaattgttatCTAATTTAGCACCCTCAACCATGTCTGCAGTTCTACCAATACTATCATCATCTGTTCCTTTCCATTATAATGACAAGGCAAAAATAACGGACTATTTCTCCTTATGTTTTAGTTTATGGGGATCAGTCAGCGCAAATGTTGCAATTGATACCCATATGTACGATTTGACAGGTATGGTTTCAGAGGATGCACATGTCAGACTGTTAAAAGAAGATGGCTCCTGGAAAACAGATTATATCAATTTTGGAAAGTTTGGCATTTTTACTGAGGATCAGCTTAATTTCATGTTTAATAGGCTACAGGGTCATTTGAGAAGTGACGGTCAGATTCATTCATATACTAGAACTGCAAGGCCTTTCATTCATTCTATTAATGGTAAATTTGCAGATGAGTTTTTTGAGAAACTTGATGAATTGACCAGTGCTATTGAAACTTTTGTTCATCCTTCAAATACTGGCTTTTGGACCTCGCCTATAGCCAAATTTATTCACAGTTTTGTGAAAATGTATCATGCAAGATATAGTGAAGAGAAGGCTGCTAATTTTCATACTGAGTTTTGTTTAACGCCTTACTGTCATGTGAAACTTACAGATTCATTgttgaatattattaatattggATCTCAAAATAAGAGTTCAGATGTATCGAACTATTATATTTCATGCTTGGCATACTTGTTGGATTTGAATCCTAAGAATAGGCACTTGATCTTCAACAAGATAATCAATGATCTAAATGATGCGTTAGCGGGAGAATATGTAAATTCTAGACATAGAATTATTTCCTCGCTGAAGCAATTTACAAGAACAGTTAGATACATGGTTGAAGATAGTCTGTACCGTATTCACGttacaaatattatttctaACTTGGTCTCTAAATTAGACACtaatgatattgaattaACTGGGCAAATTGTGAATGCACTTGCAACagtattttgttttgtgcCGATAAAAAATCTGGTAAGCAAGGATGAATTTATGACATTTGAGTCTACAACTTTGCCGTTCCTGACAGAGCATTACTATCATATGAAACTAAATGACACTCAAGATTTCAaagttgatgaagaagtacTCTTAAATGCTTTCAGAGCCTCCACTACAATATTTGAAACTATGATAAAGGTCTTTGTTGATAAACTTTATGATTTTGTTGACGTAGATATTGAAGGTTCTTTGGTAACCAAAATGAATCAAACGACGATAATAATGCAGGAAAGTATGGATAATGAAATGTTTGAGAAGTTTTTTAAATTCTATTCCGATAAATTTTGGACAAATGAGAATTTTAAAGGTAATGAACCGCATCACGAACTTATCACAATACCATTGGCAGCGTTTGTAAGGAGAGATAGTTCTTTAGCGAAATCTCTTGTTCCGATGTTGGTTTATCATATCAAGGatcaaatagaaaaagGAGCAGGATCACTAAGAAGTTCAACGGAAGTTCAAGCTAGAGATGTAAAGTTGGTATTATACTTAACAGCATTGAACGATGTCTTAAGACAGACTCACGCGACCACACTAGATCTATCAAATGATATTATGGATTTTCTGGATTTCATTTACGAGAACATTACAAACCCTCCCATTGACGTTTTGACATCTATCATCCTTCACAATATGTTGTTCACTTTGATTGCGACAGAAGTAGTTGATACCAGATTATTTCCCGAATCTTCTGCTATACCTGATATTAAAAGGTGGGGTGGATTGCAGTTTTctgataaaaaatatgaagaagaaaacttgAACATCAAATGGCATGTACCAACTGATATGGAAGTTGAGTTGGCACTTATGGTCATAGAGAAGTATACTAATCTGGCGTTCACAAAGCTGGATGAAATCATAAACGGTGCAAATAAGAGCAAAGGTTataaagatgaaattgaaaagtatCTATTACTCTTAACTCATTGTTTGTCTGGGGCTAGTTTATTGTTTGATCCTGAttttaacaaaaataaagtaaatGAATCGAAGGGATTTTCTTATGGAGAAACGTTACTCTTGCTAAAACAGATAAGGGATAGCAACTGCGATTCTGAAGAGTTGGATATTGACTTAGAACAGATCAGGTCTGATAAGGGTGatgatgaatatatttcatACAAAGATTCCGACGATGAAAGAAATGAGCATTCAGATACAATTGAAATAAGAGATGACGATCCCGAATTGATTTTAGATGATCAGACTTCTGAAGCGCCATCTGGGGTATCCACTCCTGTGCCTGGCTTCCATAATGATTTTACCTCCTCCATAAATGCAGGTGTTGCATTTAGAGAGCTCGATATGTTCCAGTACAACTATCACTATGGATCCTCGGTGACTGATAAGTTTAGAAACCCTGGTTATTTCAAAGTACATAAAATTAGATCAAAAGTGGGACTTACTTTGCATAAAGTTCTCAAATTTTTGGTCAAAAATGCTGAAAATAACACATAcctatttcaaattttacTACATGCTATCAAAGTATGGTTTACGGATGTCGGCCAAGAAACAGTATTTAATGAGGACCCAACAGCGTTTCTAAGCTTagattttattgaaaatatcCAATATCTTGCTCATTTAGATGAACCGTATACTCGAACATTCTTAGCTGTGAGAGCGGATGTATTTCATCAAAACAGGGTTTTACTTAGATCTACAAACAGAAAACCATCTAAAATTGAGGTTCAACTTTTAAGAGATGTCTTGGATTTGGCAATGTCTATATATCCCGACATTAATAAACCAGCCCAAGGTACAATGGTGCATTGTATGAAGCAGATTATTGGTTCTTACTCTATCATTATGAAGAAATTATTAACGGAAATTCATGTTGCACTAAAGGCATCTGAATTTAAACAGCTGGCTGTTTTGCTTCAAATTTTGaggatcaaaaaaataaataaaaaactatTTTCTGATTACAAAAATATCGAAACTGTCTTCATTAATTTGGTTAAATGtcttgatattgatgaatatgACGTTGGTACACTAGCTGAATCTATATTAGACGATTTGATTTCCGGTCTGAAACTACCGTCGAGTATTTGTTTGCTAGACGAAACAACAGGCTCATCAATTAGACCACCAGATCCTCATATCTCTATTCAGGTAGAGGCAGTTCTGTCGGcaaaatccaaaaaaagaaaagactaTTACAGGATTATCACTCATCTACAGAACAGTATGTCAAAGGTTTTGGGAAATAATCAAGGATATAGTTGGAAGCGCTCCTTATTATTGGTTAGATTTTTAACTAAACTTCAATCAAGTATGGAGATGGTTCCAGAGAGAGATACTATAAAAGTTatatttgatcaattgaGTTTGAATCATCCAAAAGTTACTCATCTAACTATTAAATCTCTCATTATGATTGCAAATAGAATTCTATCACTCTCTGATTATAATTATGATACTATGAATGCTTATAAAACCTCGTTTCTTCCAGGATATATGACTAAGATAGAAACATCTGATCCAACATTTTCTCAAAgcttttcaaaagaaatgacTAACTTTAAGGATTCTAACTATTTCATTGATGCGAAATGTTTTGTTGGTTGGCTATCTTGGGGCAGCAGCATGTATGTGGTTAAAACTAGCAAATATCCTATAAACTTACGTGAAAATGAGGAGGGCATATTGTCAGATTTTGGAAAATATTTAAGTGTTGACTTGTTAAGGGAATTATGTCACGGTTTTGTTGAGGATAATGAATCTAAAAATGTATTCAGTAGCAGTAatgtttctttctttgtacTAGTATTGTTACTAATCAGTGATGAACTCTGTGATTTGAAAATATGTGATATTTGTGGGCTTTGTAGAGAGTTTTACAAAAGAGACAGTAAAGCATCCATGATCATGTCTGCTGAGATTTTTGGTGCTCTTGTTTCTGGAAGTAAATTCATGACTGAAGTAGAGAAAAAAGATAGAGATGTGTTTCTAGATGAGTTCTTGCCAGAATGTTTGGTTAACGATCTAAACCATGATGCATTTGAAGTGTGGTCCACAATAACTTGGTGGCTACCAGCAGTAGTGGATATCAGGCGCTGTGAACCATTTTACAAGCATTTCTCAAATATGTCgaatttgaaagatattGACTCTGCATTTTATCAGTCTTCtagaatatatatgtgGAGAGGTATTTTGATGGGACTTGAGTATAGAATGCCTAGTATTTGTTCtgatttttcatatttggCATTTGATCACCAATATGATCAGGTTAGATCTGCCATTGGGAAAACCTTTTCAACTATAATACAAAACGTATCCAATCCAGGCTACGAATCGACTTATCTGCTTTTAAATCAAAAGGATAAATCGACAGATGGTCTAAATCTCCAATTGAAAAGAGTCCCAAAGTAcattgatgatattattaagaaaatattttcagaCGTATTTTCAGAGGCGGCAAAACTTGATGACAAAATGACTCCACAAGAGGTTCTGAAGACCAGATATTTCTATCTAACCTCAACTGTAATCTACTGGATGACGGAAATGTTGCGTGGaccaaataaaattttattgattCCATATCTATTTGGTTATATCGTGCCATTCTTAGCGCTACTGATGAAAAATAAGGAGATGTGCTTCCTGGCTGGAATAGATCCTTCAAAGATTTTTATGAGATTAGCCTTTGTTCCAGTTGGGCACAGAATTCTTGGAGATATAGTTGATATTATTTGCAGTGATGAGTATCTTCACACAACAAACCAAATTAAGTTGCAGTTAACGTTTGTAGAGCATTTTGAATCTCTGCAGTTGTTACAGCTTTCAAAAGAGgacaaaaagaagataCTTGACTTTGTGGTTGGTCATCTGTACAACTCCCAATCCATCGAGATAAGAACAACTGCCGGGAAAGTTCTATCAGGTATTGTTCACAACCTTGCGGACCGCAAGCAACTTGAAAGGCTTATCTCTAAATTTGATGACCAATTGGAAAATCACAGctacaaagaaaagaaggaacTCTCCAGAAATGACATTAATGTCCACGGTAGTGTCCTTGGCTTGAGTGCCATAGTATCTGCATTCCCATACGCGTTCCCATTGCCTAAATGGATCCCCGCCCAGGTCAGTATACTAGCCTCTTGGGCCAGGACATCAGGAATGGCAGGCTCTACCGCTAAGGAAACACTGAGCAACTTCAAGAAAGTCAGGGCAGACACCTGGCAGTTCGACAGAGAAGCATTCACTTACGATGAGCTAGAAGACTTAGAAGGTGTTCTGTGGAAGAGCTATTACGCATAG
- the VTC2 gene encoding vacuolar transporter chaperone (CAGL0F02145g~Ortholog(s) have role in lysosomal microautophagy, polyphosphate metabolic process, protein localization, vacuolar transport, vacuole fusion, non-autophagic), with protein MLFGVRLASEVYPPWKQSYIDYDGLKELLKEDGKSWSESDESRFTEALDKELEKVYSFQMKTYHEIMDRLNALEKSTNTEEGLQNLDTEQFQRTLEESLSEANELDNFSRLNYTGFMKIVKKHDKLHPKYPSVRSLLEVRLKELPFHSEEYSPILYRISFLYNILRSNFNTVSTSLASVPKLSSVNENDELDVSFKSFKFWIHKDNLMEVKTRILRHLPVLVYASAPTENDDLIDRFESEVMNADEHVQSSDSASDNSFDGIHHQHKSYDPVITTIYFDNEFFELYNNKLLKRNCCPTLRLRWTGKFSEKPDIFLEKRMFIENKDTGNSDFEEIRLQMKPKFINGFIFDDDKSYKKNVLRKLTESGTPESELKKIENNFNEIQNFIQEEKLEPVIRTTYTRTAFQIPGDDRIRITIDSNVTYIREDAFDKDRPIREPKNWHRTDIDSNVANPMRFLRPGEYSNFPYSVMEIKIKNPSANLSSESNIDFSGVQLPKKHGGWIQELTNSHLVKEVPKFSLYIQGVAALFAEEEKLDILPFWLPELNTDIRKDPKQAYEDEQKKINKQKDIHSKIESMRRLSRVPKPSSDITSSTVTEVSTNRAADLEDHESSDEEDSLSTRERITGQKKKSKTKLTFLQILGAGRDSKLIGVDSEDEEIELPEGVKKPTSYIKNAGPVKVEAKVWLANERTFLRWLSVTVLLSVLTFSVSNSVRRAEFPNLAKRLADLYFAATVFTALWAYYSYKKRLRIISERSGEYLDAPFGPQLVAFFLFFTLIINFVSVFRETGRKQATAEVDLESLHPHLESIFNFVYKIVKE; from the coding sequence ATGCTATTTGGTGTGCGGTTGGCGAGCGAAGTTTATCCGCCATGGAAGCAGTCCTATATTGACTATGATGGGTTGAAGGAGCTTTTGAAGGAGGACGGGAAGAGCTGGAGTGAGTCAGATGAGTCCCGTTTCACTGAGGCGTTGGATAAGGAACTTGAGAAAGTTTACTCGTTCCAGATGAAGACATACCATGAGATCATGGATCGTCTCAATGCTTTGGAGAAGAGTACCAACACTGAGGAAGGGTTGCAAAATCTGGACACAGAGCAGTTTCAGAGGACTTTGGAAGAGAGTTTAAGTGAAGCCAATGAGCTGGATAATTTCTCCAGATTGAATTATACTGGATTCATGAAGATCGTTAAGAAACACGACAAATTACACCCCAAGTATCCTTCAGTGAGATCATTGCTTGAAGTCAGGTTAAAGGAACTTCCATTCCACTCTGAAGAGTATTCACCTATTCTTTACCgcatttctttcttgtaCAACATCCTGAGATCTAATTTCAATACTGTGTCTACGTCTCTTGCTAGTGTACCAAAATTATCCAGTGTGAATGAGAATGACGAATTAGATGTTTCTTTCAAGAGTTTCAAATTTTGGATCCACAAAGATAATTTGATGGAGGTCAAGACCAGAATTTTAAGGCACTTACCTGTGTTAGTCTATGCTTCAGCGCCTACGGAAAATGATGATCTTATTGATAGATTCGAGTCTGAGGTAATGAACGCAGATGAGCATGTCCAATCTTCTGATTCAGCAAGTGACAACAGCTTCGACGGTATTCATCACCAGCACAAATCATATGATCCTGTCATCACTACTATATATTTTGACAATGAGTTTTTCGAGTTGTACAATAATAAACTACTTAAGAGAAATTGTTGTCCTACGTTGAGACTGAGGTGGACTGGTAAGTTCTCTGAAAAACCTGACATCTTTTTGGAGAAGAGAATGTTTATCGAGAATAAGGATACTGGAAATTCAGATTTCGAAGAAATCAGATTGCAAATGAAGCCGAAATTCATTAACGGTTTtatatttgatgatgacaAATCCTACAAGAAAAATGTGTTAAGAAAATTAACCGAGAGCGGCACACCAGAATCagaactaaaaaaaattgaaaataactTCAATGAGATACAAAATTTTATACAGGAGGAAAAACTAGAACCTGTCATTAGAACTACATATACCAGAACGGCTTTCCAAATTCCAGGTGATGATAGAATTAGAATCACAATCGATTCTAACGTTACTTATATTAGAGAAGATGCATTCGATAAAGATAGGCCCATTAGAGAACCAAAAAACTGGCATAGAACTGATATTGATAGCAATGTAGCAAATCCTATGAGATTCTTACGTCCTGGCGAATACAGTAACTTCCCATATTCAGTGAtggaaatcaaaatcaaaaatccATCGGCTAATTTGTCATCTGAATCTAATATAGACTTTTCAGGAGTTCAATTGCCCAAAAAGCACGGGGGCTGGATTCAGGAACTAACTAACTCGCATTTGGTAAAGGAAGTCCCtaaattttcattatatattcaGGGTGTTGCTGCACTGTTTGccgaagaagaaaaacttgATATTTTACCATTCTGGTTACCAGAGTTGAACACTGATATTCGTAAAGATCCAAAACAGGCATATGAAGATgaacagaagaaaattaataaaCAGAAGGACATACATTCTAAGATTGAGAGTATGAGGAGGCTGTCTAGAGTTCCGAAACCAAGCTCAGATATTACTAGTTCAACAGTTACCGAGGTTTCAACAAATCGTGCAGCAGACTTAGAGGATCATGAATcatctgatgaagaagatagtCTGTCTACAAGAGAAAGAATAACTGgtcaaaaaaagaagtctaaaacaaaattgaCATTTTTACAAATTCTAGGTGCTGGCAGGGACTCCAAACTGATTGGTGTTGATTCagaggatgaagaaattgaactTCCCGAAGGTGTCAAAAAACCGACTAGCTACATAAAAAATGCGGGACCTGTCAAAGTCGAAGCCAAAGTGTGGCTTGCTAATGAGCGTACCTTCTTGAGGTGGTTAAGTGTTACTGTCTTGTTAAGTGTCCTGACTTTCTCAGTTTCAAACTCAGTAAGAAGGGCTGAATTTCCGAATCTTGCGAAGCGTTTGGCAGACTTGTACTTTGCAGCTACTGTTTTTACTGCTCTCTGGGCTTATTACTCATATAAGAAACGGTTGAGAATTATAAGTGAGAGGAGTGGTGAATACTTAGATGCTCCATTTGGTCCACAATTGGTGGcatttttcttattctttacactaattattaattttgttaGTGTCTTCCGCGAGACTGGGAGGAAACAGGCCACTGCAGAAGTTGATTTAGAGAGCCTACATCCTCATCTAGAGTCGATATTTAATTTTGTCTATAAAATTGTCAAGGAGTAG